tttaagaaacaaaaattcacgaGATGACCACCCAAATCCAACATCACCCTTTGTTTCAAACTTGGTTGGTATCTCTCCACTAATGCTATGAAACCCTAAATTAAGAACTCTCAAGGTCTTTAACCCACCAACACTAACAGGCAATGACCCATCTCTACATCAACTACTTCCAAATTCCACCACCAAATCTATGAAAAGGAAGTCATAAAATTCTAACACTTCCCATACAAACTCCCACTACTTTCCCCACTATTCCTTTTAGTACCAAATTCATAGAATGAAAATACACTGTAATTAGAGCAAGAAGACGAGAGAAAAGCATTTGTATTGTCGACATTaccctctcttttttcttttcttcttctccttttccAAACCTAGTTAAGAGATCCTTTCAAAGGCTACTCTAAAACACTATATATAAAGCTTTCTTTTAAGTTTATGCTGCAAGAATTCGATGATTATGGGCTTCCCTTCTAGTTTCGTTGTGTGTGTTCTTTTAATACCCTAACCCTAATCTTTTGACATGCTTATGGAGAGAGAAAACATGGCAGCAAATAAAAGTTGTAAagaaatagttaattaagtaggGTAATTGCTATAACTTGGTGCCAACTTTCATTTATACCTTATTAATTTCatctttagttttaaaaaaagagagacatACTTTTGTTGATCAGAATTAGAGTCTCATTTTTAAATCTTATCGTtaaatcaacaatttaattatttgcagcaagaaattaattaaattatcagttaaacaatttatatgcaataaattaataaattaaaaattaaatgtaatattcacagtaaaattgaaaagaaaagaaaaagtaaaactaCTCTTCCTATTCGTTTACCACAGCACGGCAACATCATGCGGTTAGCACACCAAACCCACGCCAAAAACCAAGTttaattcacataaacataacaGAGAATAGTAGATTATATTCATATACAAGTTATACCCCAAAACCAATTAAACTGCCATCCTCAGCTATTTCGTGTGACAATGCTACCTATATTATGAATTTAACCTACCTCACCtcctttcatttcattataactcccctctctctttctctctcttagAACCATCGTTCAATGGAACACCCAAAGGACTTATGTCCAGGAACTTCTGCCATAGTTTTTCTCCTTCTTACTGGCCTTCTCTACTTATGTGTATGGTCTCCTTCAAACCCTTTACTTCCCTTCCATGAACCCAATGGTTCACCCAAAAATTATgtaagtatatttttatataaacttcttctcatgtatatttatatgcgTGTGTGTGCAGAATATAATATCAGTTcttggttcttttttttttttgaagactGGCGTAGAGTTCCTTGTGAAAGATGAGCTTGATTTGGCGTTGGAGGAAGCTTCGATGCCGAACAAGACCGTCATAATCGCGGTTGTAAATAGGGCTTACGTTGAGCAAAGCGTTAATGCGGAGACCACAATGCTGGACCTTTTCCTGGAGAGCTTTTGGGTGGGGGAAGATACGAGGGCATTGCTGGAGCACTTGCTTCTGGTTACGGTGGATCAGACGGCTTACGATCGGTGCATGTTCAAGCGGTTGCACTGTTACAGGTTGGTGACGGAGGGTGTGGATTTCGGGGAGGAGAAGGTTTACATGTCCCGGGATTTTGTAAAGATGATGTGGAGAAGAACTCTGTTCCTTTTGGATGTGTTGAGGCGCGGCTACAGTTTTATTTTCACGGTATGTATATGCTTTCCTTCATTAAAttctggaaaagaaaaaatggtttCCTCAACGGTCCGTAACTGTTCTTGCCACAAAAGTTTAGGCGGAAATCTCTTTACTGGTTGACCCGCTTCAACATCACTACACGAGTTTACCTTTATGAATAAGCCTAACATTTGTACGACGAggtttactttttattttttatttttaaatgttttaattacacaaaaataaaattaaataggttatataaatataagtgCGATTTATTAACGTACCAAagcttatataaatatatatacggTCTTAAGTAACCACAttggattattttataaaagattaaacttaattttatctttctgtttttttaaaGCCGAGGGTTTCTTccactaaattaaaattctgcttaatttattaatattttataaattaataaaatattaatatgttataatatgatggtaaattaccattttaatcaaatatatatagctTTCAGTTAATAAATTTTGCTGATTCTATTAGGACACAGATGTAATGTGGCTACGAAATCCATTTGCGAAGCTAAGCTTAAATGGAACCGAGGATATTCAAATAAGCGTGGATAAATTTTACGGTGACCCACGACCCGAGCATAATTTGATCAACACAGGCTTCTACCATATTAGATCAAATAATAGGACCATCTCTTTGTTCGAAAAATGGTATTCACTCAACAATTCTACGTGGAAAAAAGAGCAAGATGTGTTGATAGACCTACTTCGACAAGGGATCGTCACCCAGTTGCATCTCCGAGTAAGGTTCCTAGAGACGAGGCATTTCAGTGGCTTTTGTGAAGACAGTCGAGACGTCAGCTACGTAACCACGGTCCATGCGAATTGTTGCCGCCACATAAATGCAAAGGTTAGGGATCTAACCGCCGTCCTCCGCGATTGGAAGAGGTTCAAGGCGGCTGTGACCAAGTATCCCAATGCTGCTGGTAATATAACTATGAGCTTTGGCTGGTCACCGCACAGTGGATGTTGGAATTCATGGAAGCCTCAACATTAACTTAAACGTATTGGTTTAGTTTTGCATTTATTCTTTCTAATAAAAGATAGATCCATTGTTCACGGTGTTGTTAAGGTAAATCTTAGTTATTTTGATGCGGaaatataaatcaatttcaTACGTCAACATTTATGAtgtaaaacttttttttttataggatAAACAACATTATCGACGTATAAATTTTCACAAACAGTTTATATTTGATACATTGTGaatctataaatttatacaaaaagttGTTAACATTTCCTAACTTTATTTATTGTCAAATTACAActataattattcataattttgaagTAATTTTATTGTCAAATTAGTTTTACTGAAtctaccaaaaataatataagagtacacttaaacaaaaaataaatagcaatatagggagtagggtcgatctcACATAAACTAAGATATTTACAATTGTTATTCGGTTCAACCATGACAATatgtgcaaaaataaaataagggatttaaatctataaagtaaaaataattgaaataaaaataaaaataaaagaaacaaaatttaattaaataaattgatatgattaaattcTAACTTCAGACTTGATTTTGCTCTGGTTTCGGATCGATCATTGATAACAAATATTCTCTTTCAACCGATAAGTTAGTTATAGTGATTGAGGACGCCTCAAACAACCAACCCTTTCATGTGTAAATTAATTGCACAAATACCCAACAACTAACCCTTACCGTACAAACAACCACGAAACACGTGTCCACAATTTAGCTCTTTGGTAGCCTTGCAAATTAGAAGGGCTCATCTTGAACCAATGACCTCAACTGAGCGGGTTGTTTAGATCTGATTGTTATTTTCCTTGACAGAATTCAACTAACTACTTAATTGGATACTCGATACTTCCAACTGTACGCCTACTAATACAAAATCAACGAGCTCTTTTTAACTTGATGTCAATATAACTTTAAGAGATGACGATGTATCTCTTAAATCAGAGAAACAACAAATACCAGAATACCAGAATGAGAATTTTTAAGTACGGGTTTGAATCTCATTACTATCTGCCAAATTATTTATGAGCCTAAAGTTAGATGAAAAGTTTAGCTTAAAGATTTAATAAagaagaattaaaagaaaaaaagtaaaagtccACGGGTTCAACGTCCCCCCATTTTAcgcgcatatatatatatattaaaaatataatagcctaatataaaaaataccaaaattaagatactataaaattaaaatattatcctaatgaaaaattaaaaatattatttttataaatagatcccaaaataaaataaaaataaccaaagTTTTGTAGGTTCACTAATTTCTATTGAGGTCAAAAATCTTTTTGCCACccacatttttttattattttcgactTTTTCGAGTTCAATCACTATAATCTTCAATTCAATCAAGTAAATAGGCATTAGTAAAATCTCAATCTCATAACCGTCTCCCTCAAGCTAACATGTTGATTCACAATTCAATTAAGCACAcgattatcaaatatttacataattagacactataatatcaatttatgcTAAATTATCaagaaaccaaaattaaacaaaaatttgcaACCATAAACAACTCtttgttcaatttcttttttttttaacgaagaaaatgaaaaccttGTCTAGAGTGTCACTAAATCTTTTTAAGTGAAGAAGAGTGGCAACCCAAGCACCTCACTCCAATTACTTAATTCGTCACATCTATGGATGACTACTAACTCTACTCATAATTGTTAAGATTAGATGTCTACTAatgtataaagattaatttgtccattttttagtAGAGTTATCAAAATACAATTCAACTTTTAGTACAAGGCCTCTATTATACTTTTCTTGCTAAATAGGTTTTCTATATGATtacacaattttttattttatgttataagaTTGGACTAGAAGTGGTTTTGACTAGAAATGAAATAAGTCATATGTATATTCATGGTTAATTTTTCTAGTCAAGGTAGAATAGTGAAAAGCATTAGCTAATATTACAAAATCTCAATTTTGGTATTGAATCTTCTAGTGGAAATGTGAACATGgtaatcatatatttaaaaatcgaGATCATATTGTGCATATCTATGATGATTTTTATGATGGTGTACATGATATATATGGCTTGTGTGTGATCTATAATCTCATGGTTctataattttgagatatagtgaaatatgaaatatattttagaagCCATAAATAAATGATACCGGGTATGAAAATGGCAATATGAAGCTATTTAACCCATTTAAGTGATGTGCATAGTTTTGATTGTAATCACAAAATGACTACAAAATGTCCATAATAAAAGGAGTATAAATATGTGATGTTATAGTAAAATGGTTGGACAGTTGATGGTCTTTTAATATGACTATgtacaaaaatatatgaaagacCCTTAGTTTGTCGAGAAATAATGTTATTTGAATATGCatacatgataaattttaaaggtcatgtattaattatgaagagaaactatcaaaataataaatatgttgtCTTATTTCACCAAGGGATTTGAGTTATCTTTACAACAACTTGATAAAAAGACATGATAATAACAATGAAGTGATCAATATGAATTCGAATCATACAAATGATATTCTTAGCATTTTTTGTGAAAGAATAAGTAATTGAACATGGTGAGAATGTTGGTTTTATGAACTTTTAAGACACAAATAAATCTAAAGTTTTCACTATGTGATATAGAAAATTAATATAACTatgttggaaatttgaaaatataggGATGAGGTACAAACCCATACTATTTGAGTC
The Gossypium raimondii isolate GPD5lz chromosome 8, ASM2569854v1, whole genome shotgun sequence DNA segment above includes these coding regions:
- the LOC105790604 gene encoding uncharacterized protein At1g28695, with protein sequence MEHPKDLCPGTSAIVFLLLTGLLYLCVWSPSNPLLPFHEPNGSPKNYTGVEFLVKDELDLALEEASMPNKTVIIAVVNRAYVEQSVNAETTMLDLFLESFWVGEDTRALLEHLLLVTVDQTAYDRCMFKRLHCYRLVTEGVDFGEEKVYMSRDFVKMMWRRTLFLLDVLRRGYSFIFTDTDVMWLRNPFAKLSLNGTEDIQISVDKFYGDPRPEHNLINTGFYHIRSNNRTISLFEKWYSLNNSTWKKEQDVLIDLLRQGIVTQLHLRVRFLETRHFSGFCEDSRDVSYVTTVHANCCRHINAKVRDLTAVLRDWKRFKAAVTKYPNAAGNITMSFGWSPHSGCWNSWKPQH